In Magnolia sinica isolate HGM2019 chromosome 16, MsV1, whole genome shotgun sequence, the genomic window actcatatgagtttcaacacctggtcaagggctcgagtacccataggtcataggtagtgaaattccactatcgtgtgagtgtgtgggggcatGTGTGCGTatgtaaaaataattaaaagaggTGCGGAAGTTTGATATAGGCCGTTTGGCCATCACCTTCTCAGCTTCGATTTTTCTCATACAGGTGGCCGGCCAGATGAGTGGCAAGGGAATGAGGGAAtgttcaaagtgggcctcatctaATGAACGGCAGCATATCAAACACGTGCTGCCCAAATGCCCTCCTCAACTCTCCCCGCGAATACTAGTGAAATGTAAAGTGCACCTCGCGACAACAAAATAGCTAGTATGCTGCAACCGCACAAAAATTACAACACGCAAGATTCAAACCGCTTATCAGATTGATGTCTCCATCTAGATTCCCCTGCCCAAGAAACAGGCTgatccgtccatctggtgggccacacacataactCGAATTTGGAGCATTGATCAATATTTCTCCAGCCATCCATTTCGCTTACGCACATGTGCCTACCAGGCAAGAAGATCCAACCCATTTCGTTCCGACAGACCCACAAGACACATCTGACACGTGTGGAAGCAGTACACTGGAAGTGGCACGTGAGAAACTTGCGTTCTAAGAAACGCTCTAATAATAGTTCACCACATGTAGACCACCACTGTTTTTCTTATACCATCTATTTAATAACCACCAATTAGATGGTTATGATTTCATACTAAGTGTATTTCTCATATCACCACAATTTTGAAGGAGTGGATAGCCGTAGATGTGTGCCACGTGTAAGAAGGataagtcaccactattttaaaaaTGGTTATTAACTACCACCAGAGTATGTATCACCACCgtttttaaaataaaagatcTCAACGATATCATCTCTCTaacactcactctctctctctctctctctctctcatcaatgGCAGAGAAGCTAGCTCTCCCTCTTCTTCTACCAGGCCCACCTCCATCAAAGCCCATATTCCAAGAAGCCCAAGCCCAGCAACCTCAAAACCCTTCTCCTTCTTCCCCTCTTTCCCCTCTCCTCCAAGAACTCCTCCTTCCCCACCCTCCCACCAACCCCAATTCCAAACCCAATcccaatcctcaccatccaatcccCCAAAGAAGAACACCCACTTCCCGAAAACCTCGTCTCGGCAAATCCCTCGATCCTAACCGTGGAAAGCCCTGGTCCACTGAGCGCGTCTCCATCAACGGCCAGCAAGTCCTCCACACTCTCCTCAATTCCAACACCCCCAATCCCGACATCGACGGCATCCTCCGCACTCTCATCCTTCAAGGTGAGCAACAATCTCTGCCCTCTGATCTCTTAGGCATAATCAAGGCCTTAGGTTTCCACAAGAAGCATGAAATCGCCCTTTCCATCTTCGAATGGATGCGGCAACAAACGCATCCCGACTCGTTGTTGGGTGGCCCTGTAATTGCCGTAATCGTTAGCATCCTCGGCAGCGATGGACGGGTCTCCGTCGCCGCATCTTTGCTTCAGACCCTTCAGAAGGAGGGCCACTCCATCGACGTCTACGCTTATACTTCCCTGATCACAGCCTGTTCGAGAAATGGACGGTATCGGGAAGCCGTATCCGTCTTCGATAAAATGATTGTGGATGGATGCAAACCCACGATTATAACATACAATGTCATCCTCAATGTGTTTGGGAAAATGGGTATGCCATGGAATAAGATTCTTTCGCTTGTAGAAGATATGAAGAGTGATGGGATTTCGCCCGATTCTTACACGTATAATACTCTTATAAGCTGCTGCCGACGCGGGTCTTTGCATGAAGAGGCCGCTTCGATCTTTGAGGAGATGAAATTGATTGGTTTTGTTCCGGATAAGGTCACTTACAATACTTTGTTGGATGTATACGGGAAGTCCCGTAGGCACAAGGAGGCAATGGGTGTTTTGAAAGAAATGGAGGCTAACGGGTTTGTTCCGAGTGTAGTGACTTATAATTCGTTGATATCAGCATATGCGAGAGATGGGCTGTTAGATGAAGCAATGGAGCTGAAGACCCAGATGGCAGAAAAGGGGATTCGGCCTGATGTTTTTACTTACACAACGCTGTTGTCGGGGTTTGAAAAGGCTGGGAAAGATGAATTCGCAGTCCGGGTGTTTGAGGAAATGAAGAGTGTGGAGTGCAAACCGAATTTGTGCACTTTCAATGCATTGATCAAGATGCATGGGAATCGGGGGAAGTTTGCGGAGATGATGAAGGTTTTTGAGGAGCTGAGGTTGAGTGGGTGTTCCCCAGATATTGTAACATGGAACACACTGTTGGCGGTATTTGGGCAGAATGGGATGGAATCTGAAGTGTCGGGGGTGTTCAAGGAGATGAAGAAGGCGGGGTTCATACCCGAGAGAGACACATTCAACACTTTGATTAGTGCTTACAGCAGGTGTGGATTGTTCGACCAAGCCATGGTGATTTATGAGAGAATGCTTAC contains:
- the LOC131229217 gene encoding pentatricopeptide repeat-containing protein At5g02860; the protein is MAEKLALPLLLPGPPPSKPIFQEAQAQQPQNPSPSSPLSPLLQELLLPHPPTNPNSKPNPNPHHPIPQRRTPTSRKPRLGKSLDPNRGKPWSTERVSINGQQVLHTLLNSNTPNPDIDGILRTLILQGEQQSLPSDLLGIIKALGFHKKHEIALSIFEWMRQQTHPDSLLGGPVIAVIVSILGSDGRVSVAASLLQTLQKEGHSIDVYAYTSLITACSRNGRYREAVSVFDKMIVDGCKPTIITYNVILNVFGKMGMPWNKILSLVEDMKSDGISPDSYTYNTLISCCRRGSLHEEAASIFEEMKLIGFVPDKVTYNTLLDVYGKSRRHKEAMGVLKEMEANGFVPSVVTYNSLISAYARDGLLDEAMELKTQMAEKGIRPDVFTYTTLLSGFEKAGKDEFAVRVFEEMKSVECKPNLCTFNALIKMHGNRGKFAEMMKVFEELRLSGCSPDIVTWNTLLAVFGQNGMESEVSGVFKEMKKAGFIPERDTFNTLISAYSRCGLFDQAMVIYERMLTVGIGPDLSTYNAVLSALARGGLWKQAETILAEMKDGHCKPNGLTYCSLLHAYANGKEIKRMCALADDIYSGVIQPHSMLLKALVVVNSKCNLLSEMERAFLELRRRGCSPDITTLNALVSIYGRRQMVAKANEIVNFMNESGFTPSLTTYNSLMDMYGRLGDFERSEEILREIQAKGIKPDLISYNTVMYAYSRRGHMRDASRIFSELTAVGLHPDIITFNTFIASYATHSMFVEAIDVVRYMIKQRCRPNENTYNSIIDGYCKHGRRDEAVAFVHNLQKLDPHVSKEEEYRLSARITKN